A single genomic interval of Lathyrus oleraceus cultivar Zhongwan6 chromosome 7, CAAS_Psat_ZW6_1.0, whole genome shotgun sequence harbors:
- the LOC127102088 gene encoding ATP synthase subunit alpha, chloroplastic-like: MVTSRADEISQIIRKRIEQYNTEVKIVNTGTVLQVGDGIARIYGLDDVMAGELVEFKEGTVGIALNLESKNVGVVLMGDGLMIQEGSSVKATGRIAQIPVSEGYLGRVVNALAKPIDGRGEISTSESRLIESPAPGIISRRSVYEPLQTGLIVIDSMIPIGRGQRELIIEF; encoded by the coding sequence ATGGTAACCAGTCGTGCAGATGAAATTAGTCAAATTATCCGTAAACGTATTGAGCAATATAATACCGAAGTAAAAATTGTAAATACAGGTACCGTACTTCAAGTAGGCGATGGCATTGCTCGTATTTATGGTCTTGATGACGTAATGGCAGGTGAATTAGTAGAATTTAAAGAGGGTACCGTAGGCATTGCTTTGAATTTGGAATCAAAAAATGTTGGTGTTGTATTAATGGGTGATGGTTTGATGATACAAGAGGGAAGTTCCGTAAAAGCAACAGGAAGAATTGCTCAGATACCAGTAAGTGAGGGTTATTTGGGTCGTGTTGTAAATGCCCTAGCTAAACCTATTGACGGTCGAGGAGAAATTTCAACTTCGGAATCTCGGTTAATTGAATCTCCCGCTCCCGGTATTATTTCCAGACGTTCCGTGTATGAGCCTCTTCAAACAGGACTTATTGTTATTGATTCTATGATCCCTATAGGGCGTGGCCAGCGAGAATTGATTattgaattttga
- the LOC127102090 gene encoding auxin-responsive protein SAUR32, with translation MNLMKKCKRVWGSSKRLYDPQDTTGSGSGSYGKLSDKCHKKQKDNTKKPPNGCLCVYVGPERQRFVIKIKVFNHPLFKILLEGVENEYGYRNDGPLWLPCDVDLFYEALVEIEGHKHSSVSQYSPLSCRSNFSNLGSCDANYEVLV, from the coding sequence ATGAATTTAATGAAGAAGTGTAAGAGAGTATGGGGAAGCAGCAAGAGATTGTATGATCCACAAGACACTACTGGCAGTGGTAGTGGAAGCTATGGCAAATTATCAGACAAGTGTCACAAAAAGCAAAAAGATAATACTAAGAAACCACCAAATGGCTGTCTTTGTGTTTACGTTGGACCTGAGAGACAGAGATTCGTAATCAAGATCAAAGTATTCAATCACCCTTTGTTCAAAATTCTTTTGGAAGGTGTTGAGAATGAATATGGTTATAGAAATGATGGTCCTCTATGGCTTCCATGTGATGTTGACTTGTTCTATGAAGCACTTGTGGAGATAGAGGGTCACAAACATAGTTCAGTTTCGCAATATTCTCCATTGTCTTGTCGTTCTAACTTCAGTAACTTGGGTTCATGTGATGCCAATTACGAGGTTTTGGTATAA